Below is a genomic region from Nilaparvata lugens isolate BPH chromosome 3, ASM1435652v1, whole genome shotgun sequence.
GTTTTCTTAGTCTGtaggaaataaatttaaaataatataaaagttgttaaactcaaggtcctcacttagaaacaatgaaaaataattaataagaataatatactCCTTGTATTCACACCAAGTGAGCGCTGCACTGTCGCTGTTTACAGGCGGAGGGTTGGTGTGTGGCTCCTTAGCATCGGGACTGAAGCGGCGGATGCTCTACTTTTTTCGTcctatattcaaaaagttagatcttccatttttgtttctcttttttccaaattttccatttttcttttaatttattttctcgtttgctttaatttataaaattaattgttttatttataaaaatattttttgtatttggtaataaattaattatcataaaCCCCTGATTGCTGTCGGATAGAATTCTCAATAAAGCgtttttcatcaaaatcaaCCCAAACTTTCACttgaagtatatatatatattttattttttaaattttaatttacgtattatattttgtcaattacctaccgtatataaaattgaattattttctccatattataatgatgtgatacataattattatgaaatgaatattgtttgctttATGCGACTCCCCCCCGCACACGGACCTGTCATCCAAGCGGGGAGCCTATtcatatgtatttattttatgtaaattttatagtattttaaatgaataaatacatttgatttgattttgacgATATATTGCgtattttagtattttattcACCTACTGGAATTTTGATTATGTAGGCTACTGCGGTATGCTAATTTCTGTTGCTGATCAAAATACACATTGATCACCACATGGAATTGTAACTTTATCATTACATAACCATATTTACAATTATATATTGTAAATAActattaaaatcatatttatataaaatgataTCATATCATtatgttgttggttatccatcttgtttccaccaTAATTATggtgaagaaaatattttaaagttgagccataatgatattactatcgtatttcataaaactttaaagttaaAAAtcctcacattctttgatgtggcgacgtccgtttcatgctggtattgcacattttcaagccaaacagaaactcagGAGTCTCTGAGTAACAATTCTGCttcaataccagcacgaaacggacgtcaccacatcaaagaatgtgattggttttttttttactttaaagttttatgaaatacgatagtaatatcattatggttcaacattaaaatattttcttcatcactcatatcttcaaaaatattatagcaTGATTAACTTTACTTTAAGCAAGGATTTAAATAGCCACAGATCACAAACTTATTGTAGACAGACTacttaatttcattttattgttataacattacaaaaatgCACAACACAGTCAAATACAAACAAGTAAAGTAAATAACAGCATTAGctaaacaaataatatcataTATTCATTAACAATTCATTCTTATTAATATGGTGAAACGTCAACAAGTAAAGCTTTCATATTTCTCTCAAAACAGACAATATCGCAATTTCTTGAAACATTTGGTACCGTAAGTTATTGAAGAGCCTAATTTATAAGTCCATTTAATGTATAAGAATAATTTAACTGATTAACTCATAttgagccggtttccgagctctggcacagaatacaaaatattgtattctgtggctcgggatttagctgagttctagacttaaaacagctggagtcggaaaattggctttccgaaacggggcctaTTCATAGTCATAGTCAGGTTTAaatcaaatttcgaaaaactagaaaatttaacacaacataaaatgaagagaaaaaagtgtAAAACCCTTGTGTTGATGCATGCCTAGTATAATGAGTATGATCAGAGCTATTAACTGTAATACAAGACAGGTTTTCCTTATAAAAGATGTTCAAACGCATAAACATCAGGCAaagtcaatattttcaattgcttAAAAAGTGGTTTACAATGTGGATGCCTGGCTATGAACATGGGAAATCATCCTTACAGCTATTTTCTGCAAAATTAACAACCtctttaaattatattataggcTACACTAGCTGGCCAGGCGAACTTCGTaacgccaaatagtttaatgcatctcatgacaaactttatcTGGATACACACCccaggaggcgcgatgcggcattttatttatatagataattttgcAACTGCAAAATTACTTAAATaggaaataagctcgaatttcgagaaaatgtgattattcaattccaaactgttggcaactgtagattctattaaatcattcactatgaagagataacagtcctcgtgtgtctccagcgttattgtcctgtcaccagctggctcagatctttgaatcgtacacttgagatgcgcgtgaacactagcgtcaggtgatgaattttcataacggcaaggaaagttgtgggagtgcaccacaccagatctttttgtttttagtcggggtgTTTATAGTGGGttccacgttatattggcagtgtaggaagataggagaaaagggttgccagatctcagccttgccacccaaacagctgatactggtatatctgatgaatttaactgttaattattgttaaaaatagttattttatttgccaagaaaatatattttttaaagatgtaataataaatattcatgattgagataaaatattttgtcaattaggtagttgaatttctacattgttgataaacgatgtggcaacatcgcaatgcgtgaaagagatagcgccatctgttttgttgaacgatagacaaggatagcaacaccattgcaaatcacacactgccattataacgtggacctcactatagcatgaaatacatgggcggttatggagcagcacacactcttgtctactatctactgACGGCTgctgtatgacgcaatgattataacaggtgatttttatttctgtgtgtggccagcttaCAAATCTTCTACCATACAGATTACATGTagactttgaaggaccgtaggaaagagtccagaagtcggattataaatttgataggccataaacctggtcctgaacataacgaataCAActataaaaatcatcaaattcgatgcacacataaaaaagttattgaatgtcaaaatttgaggcttgattatcatttatatagcacattatacagagtgggtgaaaagtccgagaacggcttaatatcttatacacaaaggtaatttgactgTGGGTGTGATTGTGGATCCTACtcatattgaaaatactactttactatgatttcaaaaatctggtccgccatatttttttaaaggaaGGTGATCATTCAATATATGATTTCAagacggaatttcaagaaaaaaaatgcgaaaaccgcatattgacatctcaaaccgtttcaaagatattcacattattaatcaataatattcaaagcagaaagggaaGAAAGAGTATAGGaaccaatcacacccaccgtcaaatcacattttttgtgtatgagatattaagccgttctcggacttttcacacAGCCTGTATTATATactttacattacaataattatttttccttgatgactcttaggctcaactcacacttacgcgattcaggccgagaagagactcgttttgttttcaaatggtgacaatcgcggagactagaatcgactggtctgagtgtcatcatttagaaacacatgctctcgactagagtcgagactcttctcgacctgactcgcctaagtgtgagttgagcctaccTGCTTATTGCTGCTTACTGAAAATTTAAGTACACCCTCTGATAGTGTGTACAATGTATGTTGCATAGTGGGCAACGTGGCTGCCCGTTCATGTGCAATAGATTTTGCTCGACACATTCCTCGCACATGCAAATGTGCCCACACGGAAGAGCAATGTGCGTACATTCATTGTTCAAACAAATCACGCAATTGCTCAACCGTGGGGCTGCATGTGGCTGCTGCTGGGCTTCGATGGGACGCTGCAGGACTCCCTGCTGTCTTCTTCGGCGGCGTCGGGCAGGTGGCCTTACATTTTCTGCtgccaccaccacctcctctccTGCCACTGGCAACATCCACTCAATTATTTCCTCGTCAACGACGACCGCTTCCTGGAGGCCATTGTACTGTTGGACAAATCCCCGTTCTATCAGGTTATCAGCACAATGGCTCACCGTCGTCAGGAAATTTATTAGTGTAATTTCCTGGCGCGTTAATCGCCGCAGCGCCATCCTGATTGCATCAGAGTTGGCGTTGTTGTCACTTCGAGCCCTACGCACACGTTGCGGATCGTCTCTGTCTATACGTTGTAAATCATCAAATGATGATCTCTCAACTTCTCtcaattttcctgaaaaaaaacaagaaccgtttgtttttcggtaactttaaatttatattcttaatatgtaaatatttcctattctagttataataatgtgaaatatatcttctatgttcagttttgaagcatctaaatttgaaaatctcctttgtgaaaatacttgaggactggaaattttgtgaattgaagaactacaagacctAACCTATTTCGTACTACAGTATGTGCTATCtacatttgggagaggaatagcacaaggttactttattttttcctctccctatcattttgataatgtgcttgttgtatgaatgactaaaaaatcaataaataatcatttatataataacttGAGCTCCAAAACAACATCTCAGCCCACTTAAACTAATCTGGTGGCATATTTTATGGAGAGGACTTCTTGGCAGGCTAATCCACTGGTATGACAAATGTCACAACCATTTCAGCAACTGTGTTTAAGAGTAAGAGTGTAAGTAACTTCTAAAATATTTCGGATATTCATCAATGGCCAATAGGAATGTGAAAAAGTAACCTCCGTAGAATGTATTCTGAATAGGAAGGTAGCGTGACATATAAATAAAGttcaacaatttttaattttactcaTTCATTATGTGTGGTAGAGTTAATTTCATATCATGACAGCCAGTAggcttaaaggtgcgtacagactttcgctctgctccgcaaccgaacgtcactccaacagagcgattgatgatcgaccgagaagatctaacatcttccgtaacgttcatgatgggtgcgtgggcggagcgactgtggttcgattgAGGAACGAggtcggtgcgggttggaagcgcgtatatgtgtacgcagctttatatgTTGGAAGTAAAATACCTATCTTATAATGTGTACAATGTATGTTGCATAGTGGGCAACGGGGCTGCCCGTTCATGTGCAATAGATTTTGATCGGCACATTCCTCGCACATGCAAATGTGCCCACACGGAAGAGCAATGTGCGTACATTCATTGTTCAAACAAATCACGCAATTGCTCAACCGTGGGGCTGCATGTGGCTGCTGCTGGGCTTCGATGGGACGCTGCAGGACTCCCTGCTGTCTTCTTCGGCGGCGTCGGGCAGGGGGCCTTACATTTTCTGCtgccaccaccacctcctctccTGCCACTGGCAACATCCACTCAATTATTTCTTCGTCAACGACGACCGCTTCCTGGAGGCCATTGTACTGTTGGACAAATCCCCGTTCTATCAGGTTGTCAGCACAATGGCTCACCGTCGTCAGGAAATTTATTAGTGTAATTTCCTGGCGCGTTAATCGCCGCAGCGCCATCCTGATTGCATCAGAGTTGGCGTTGTTGTCACTTCGAGCCCTATGCACACGTTGCGGATCGTCTCTGTCTATACGTTGTAAATCATCAAATGATGATCTCTCAACTTCTCtcaattttcctgaaaaaaaacaagaaccgtttgtttttcggtaactttaaatttatattcttaatatgtaaatatttcctattctagttataataatgtgaaatatatcttctatgttcagttttgaagcatctaaatttgaaaatctcctttgtgaaaatacttgaggaatggaaattttgtgaattgaagaactacaagacctaacctatttcggactacaGTATGTGCTATCtacatttgggagaggaatagcacaaggttactttattttttcctctccctatcattttgataatgtgcttgttgtatgaatgactaataaatcaataaataatcatttatataataacttGAGCTCCAAAACAACATCTCAGCCCACTTAAACTAATCTGGTGGCATATTTTATGGAGAGGACTTCTTGGCAGGCTAATCCACTGGTATGACAAATGTCACAACCATTTCAGCAACTGTGTTTAAGAGTAAGAGTGTAAGTAACTTCTAAAATATTTCGGATATTCATCAATGGCCAATAGGAATGTGAAAAAGTAACCTCCGTAGAATGTATTCTGAATAGGAAGGTAGCGTGACATAAATAAAGttcaacaatttttaattttactcaTTCATTATGTGTGGTAGAGTTAATTTCATATCATGACAGCCAGTAggcttaaaggtgcgtacagactttcgctctgctccgcaaccgaacgtcactccaacagagcgattgatgatagaccgagaagatctaacatcttccgtaacgttcatcatgggtgcgtgggcggagcgactgtggttcaattgaggaacgagggcggagcgtgctcggtgcgggttggaagcgcgtatatgtgtacgcagctttatatgTTGGAAGTAAAATACCTATCTTATAATGCAATTTTAATGTATCATTGCAGCTACTTACGCATAAAACTGCACACATCCAGGTTGACGCCGAATGCAGCCAACATCCTAGCGTGGAAGCTTTCGAGGTGATTATTAGTCCTCCGAGGTGCCTGCAAGGTGGAGAGGCTCTCCACGCCAATCACCCCCATCCAATAcctgaataaatcaataaaagaaattatttccaCCTCCAAGAATAAAATTACAGAGAAACTTGTGatctgttattttaaattattagtttCCAGTATTCTGTCAGCTGTGTTATTGAATGCAGTGAAAAGTCAAGAAAGGTAGTTCAGGTTGCATTTAGACCAAGAAGCAGCGACCACGGGAGGATGGAGTGGACAACTGTGAGGGTGTACATTGTGGCTGGTGAGTCCCTAATTCATTATTAAGCTTGAGCCACCCATTGTTTCATTTTGACCAGTCCAGTTTAATCATTGTAATTTCctctttcaaatttaattaaaatctttcaaatatttttcaagttttaaaagcCCTATTGGAGGAGGCCTTCTGCCTACTCGAAACAGCGATTAAGTAACTGATTAATAGTCAAGCGTATTCAATGTTAGCACATCGTTAATATAACCATAGATAAACTAagttcatttataatttattattcttttggatttgagtatttgaatatttgtaacTGATGCTTAATAGTCTTTCCATCCATCCTCATCAAGGTTGTCCTGTTTAAAATCATAATCACCTTCTCTTTTGTATTGTTGTGAGAGGAGTAaagttttatttgtattttctatattttcgaCACTAAATTTGTTCTTATTTGCCTCCAGCGAAGGCCTAGGCTGTCTTCCAGAGAGCTGTTAAAGTAACTAGTGAGGTCAAGAAATACCTCATCTCTAGATAAAAGTTTTTTCGGTGAAAGTCTGGACTATATCTCCCTTCTTGAAAATAGATTTGACTGTAGCCACTTTCCAAACTTCCGGGATCCTCAATTATTGTCTCCAGCACATATCAAATGGAGGAAGCGAAGTTTGAAGAAGAGTTCCCTATGCTTGAACCATATTTAAACCATCCGGTCCAGCTTGTCTTATTTTATACTCTTTTCTCACCTTTTATTCTGCAGGCTAAAacctatttaattttaaatttccgttgattgaacaattttgaatttattttaaattgaaagattttcaatttagaaatatcaatggaaatttaaaaataaataggttTTAGCCTGCAGAATACAAGGTTAGAGAGTATAAAATAAGAAGTTTTATCACCCAGCATTGGACAATGAAGCGAACAATGACGACTTGCAGGTTGCAGGGGCAGTGGGCGCGCACAGGCTCACTCAATGACTGGGAAAATATACACCTATGCTATGCGTAGAGTGACTGTATTTACCaaagtttttattgtttatgcCACAATTAACACCACACATATAAGTAATGAGTTATACATAGAAATGGATTGATAAGAAAATGGTTCAAGACCTTTAACGTGAAGGTGAAATAAAGGTACTTGAACCGAAAATGTCGGGGCGCTAATCATCATACGACCGCGGCGCCCCCCTAGCCGGGGCGACCGCCCCGGTCGCCCCACCCTTTGGGCGGCCCTGGAATTCACCAGCCCAATCTCAAAGTCGGTGGTGATTGTTTGGATCaccaaaaataaaatgaaaactcaAAAATCAGTTGAATGTTCAGGTCAGAAAGttggatattattcaataattctgaTTATAACCTAACATCAAAATTGGTGAAATTCTTATAACTTTGTTAGTTTTgaacagattgatttgaaacttcatgggtgtgttaattgtatgaagggaaacgttcatgattctttgtagaattttcctacGTCCCCTTCTTCCTCCTAaatcgaaaaaacataattatggtAATTCTGATGCTATATGCGAGAAGATTCAAAAGTCGCGCTATTCTGAGCTTCCTCTCTTCTTCGCGGCAAGGAACAGGATTGGATTAAATCGCCGCGGAACAACACTATTGGTCTACTCAAaagcgcgacttttgaatcCTTTCGCATATACCATCAGaactaccatatgttttcgGTTTAGGAGGTAGAAGGTAACAtaggaaaattctacaaaaaatcatgcaCGTTTCCCTTCATACAATTAACACACccatgaagtttcaaatcaatctgttcaaaactaacaaagttataaaaatttctccaatttgttgttagaaaatctaaattgaataatattcaacctTCCGACCTTGACATTCAACTAATTTTTGAGttctcattaattttatttatgttgaaaaattattattcaatgatattttagttTCTCTGAGCTTGTCATCATATTTTTGACGACTTTCTTCATACCTATATCCAATCTGGTATATCTTTTATGATACAGTTCTTGATGAGTAATTAACATttattttgtatactcttgtatatttttgtcattgagtacctaaatggataaataataggcctacttcttgtacaaatcaattcatattccatataattcaataatattttagtaatttgaattagaataaaatattatatgaggAACTGTCATAAGGCTGTTGGAGAatgtttattatagaatgtagtgtaacagtttgtagcattcaacgttttaattcaagttcagtATACTTTCTTGTgcatatcatttatcattgCCATATACTGTACGATAGGTATGGATTGAAActtggaataaatttaaatgataGGCGgtgtatttgaaaataataataggcggTGTTTGGCAAAGATGAattattccaaacaatattgtgattgtgatgtCGAAATGCAATAAACCTTAGCTGCAATAAACTTGTAGATCTgggaatttttttattctctaaCTAGTCTATCAACCTCCTGCACACGTTATTCAGCTGTAGGTCGgtcagaataaataaaaatttaaacgaCCGCCATTGTGTGTATTAATTTGACAAATtgtcataatttattcttttgtagctcTATCTAGTCACAAATCATTGTGCAAAGTTCCTATTCCTATAAGAAAACAAATTGTAAGCAGTGGCCTAACGTACACCCCCGCAGCCCCCACGGCGCGGGGGTGGGTCACCAGGGGGCCCGGGCAAGGGCCCGGATAATAATATGTagattatagattctataagattgaacggagcttgacaaacacatattttatgttcatcatgtgtatgataatttatattcagtggattttttattgcatgcatTATTGTCTGGccgtatatatttctataaggtggggtttcaatattttttaagatgcgtgcccatcagtatcaatattctcacatttgaaaattgaaataactataacattgttgataaaaaaataaaaattttaaaatagttgagaaatatttttatcagatgggaagattatcacgaaaatgaataaattattatcaaatgggatataaattcaaacgtgaactgagtttattaacataagtgaatTTTTGATCTTTGAGAAAacaacagtttttaagagtaaattatgattcaactgtgaactGTGATtcactgaatcaactagaacaggtgacatcagatacatGTGGATGaaaaaactgcgtgaggtctactgttcacaggtCTACTAGTATTTAGGATACAAACCAACAATTAATGCTTTTTAACTAATAAGGAAGATTTctgataaaaaatacaataacaatttttgaaaaatcaggCGCTTATAAACTGGAATATAGCCtagtaattgtgaaaaattttacattggTCAGATacataaatgttttcaaaataggttcaatgaacatattcaggctttaaaataaaaaaatctggttacctacaaccattcaccccgctgacggcgtgattatcgagcccaaaaattgagagtggtatcatatgatagctgtagacttgttacatcgatttccgttaaatttattatgaaatacaacttccctgggggcggcaagggacctggttacctacaacacTTCCCTCCCGCTGACGGCTTGATTATCGAGCCCACGAAtcgaaagtggtatcatatgatagctgtagacttgttacatcgatttccatcagatttttcttgattactcataccctgggggcggcaagggacctggttacctacaacccttcccctcccgctgacggcgtgaatatcgagcccaaaaattgaaagtggtataatatgatagctgtagatttGTTACATAGATTCCCATCGAATTTTTCTCCATTACTCATACCctggggcggcaagggacctggttacctacaaccc
It encodes:
- the LOC111057496 gene encoding baculoviral IAP repeat-containing protein 8-like → MLAAFGVNLDVCSFMRKLREVERSSFDDLQRIDRDDPQRVHRARSDNNANSDAIRMALRRLTRQEITLINFLTTVSHCADNLIERGFVQQYNGLQEAVVVDEEIIEWMLPVAGEEVVVAAENVRPPARRRRRRQQGVLQRPIEAQQQPHAAPRLSNCVICLNNECTHIALPCGHICMCEECADQNLLHMNGQPRCPLCNIHCTHYQRVYLNFQ